A window of the Lactuca sativa cultivar Salinas chromosome 5, Lsat_Salinas_v11, whole genome shotgun sequence genome harbors these coding sequences:
- the LOC111887309 gene encoding 50S ribosomal protein L4, chloroplastic, whose amino-acid sequence MSISVRLPSSISFLSSSIFSLSSNQTPSTSLFIKPPKPHFPKCTTAVVRSQLATLPVLSFDGTKVGETTLNLKSANPDTARAVVHRGITTDLNNKRRGTASTLTRAEVRGGGKKPFPQKKLGRARRGSQRTPLRPGGGVVFGPKPRDWSVKINKKEKRLAISTALASAAVNGIVVEEFGDKFQKPKTKDFLEALKRWGIDPKEKSMFFMTEISDNVALSSRNIGTLRMLTPRTLNLFDILNADKLVFTKAALDYLNDAYGYEEYEDEEDFEEVADEGTVAEEEVLPPSDA is encoded by the exons ATGTCGATTTCTGTAAGACTACCATCTTCAATCTCATTCCTTTCATCCTCCATTTTCTCCCTTTCTTCTAATCAAACCCCCTCCACCTCTCTTTTCATCAAACCCCCAAAACCCCATTTTCCCAAATGCACCACCGCCGTAGTCCGCTCCCAGCTAGCCACACTCCCAGTACTCTCCTTcgacggcaccaaggtcggagaAACCACCCTTAACCTCAAATCCGCCAACCCAGACACCGCCCGCGCCGTTGTTCACCGTGGTATCACCACTGACCTAAACAACAAACGTCGTGGTACCGCTTCCACTCTTACCAGAGCTGAGGTCCGAGGAGGTGGTAAAAAACCCTTCCCCCAGAAGAAACTCGGCCGCGCTCGCCGTGGGTCTCAACGTACTCCGCTTCGTCCCGGTGGAGGAGTCGTTTTCGGCCCTAAACCCCGTGATTGGTCCGTGAAGATCAACAAGAAGGAGAAACGGCTTGCGATTTCAACGGCTTTGGCGAGCGCCGCTGTGAATGGGATTGTGGTTGAAGAATTTGGGGATAAATTTCAGAAACCCAAAACTAAAGATTTCCTTGAAGCCTTGAAGAGATGGGGAATCGACCCCAAGGAGAAATCTATGTTTTTCATGACAGAGATTTCAGACAATGTTGCTCTTTCCAGTAGGAACATTGGAACTCTGAGGATGTTGACGCCCAGAACACTAAATTTGTTCGACATTCTGAATGCTGATAAATTGGTTTTCACTAAAGCTGCATTAGACTACTTGAACGATGCTTATGGATACGAGGAATATGAAGACGAAGAAGATTTCGAAGAAGTAGCTGATGAAG GAACTGTGGCAGAGGAGGAAGTGTTGCCACCAAGCGATGCTTGA